Proteins encoded by one window of Mustela erminea isolate mMusErm1 chromosome 5, mMusErm1.Pri, whole genome shotgun sequence:
- the FLRT2 gene encoding leucine-rich repeat transmembrane protein FLRT2, protein MGLQTTQWPNHGAFFLKSWLLISLGLYSQVSEISACPSVCRCDRNFVYCNERSLTSVPLGIPEGVTVLYLHNNQINNAGFPAELHNVRSVHTVYLYGNQLDEFPMNLPKNVRVLHLQENNIQTISRAALAQLLKLEELHLDDNSISTVGVEDGAFREAISLKLLFLSKNHLSSVPVGLPVDLQELRVDENRIAVISDMAFQNLTSLERLIVDGNLLTNKGIAEGTFSHLTKLKEFSIVRNSLSHPPPDLPGTHLIKLYLQDNQINHIPLTAFSNLRKLERLDISNNQLRVLTQGVFDNLSNLKQLTARNNPWFCDCSIKWVTEWLRYIPSSLNVRGFMCQGPEQVRGMAVRELNMNLLSCPTTTPGLPVFTPAPSTASPTTQPPTLSASTPSRSDTPLTPTTSRLPTIPDWDGRERATPPISERIQLSIHFVNDTSIQVSWLSLFTVMAYKLTWVKMGHSLVGGIVQERIVSGEKQHLSLVNLEPRSTYRICLVPLDAFNYRAVEDTICSEATTHASYLNNGSNTASSHEQTTSHSMGSPFLLAGLIGGAVIFVLVVLLSVFCWHMHKKGRYTSQKWKYNRGRRKDDYCEAGTKKDNSILEMTETSFQIVSLNNDQLLKGDFRLQPIYTPNGGINYTDCHIPNNMRYCNSSVPDLEHCHT, encoded by the coding sequence ATGGGCCTACAGACCACACAGTGGCCCAACCATGGGGCTTTTTTCCTGAAATCTTGGCTTCTTATCTCCTTGGGGCTCTACTCACAAGTGTCAGAAATCTCGGCGTGCCCTAGCGTGTGCCGCTGCGATAGGAACTTTGTCTACTGTAATGAGCGAAGCTTGACCTCAGTGCCTCTTGGGATCCCGGAGGGCGTAACCGTACTCTACCTCCACAACAACCAAATTAATAATGCTGGATTTCCTGCAGAACTGCACAACGTCCGGTCCGTGCACACGGTCTACCTTTATGGCAACCAACTGGATGAATTCCCCATGAACCTTCCCAAGAACGTCAGAGTTCTCCATTTGCAGGAAAACAACATTCAGACCATTTCACGGGCTGCTCTGGCCCAGCTCTTGAAGCTCGAGGAGCTTCACTTGGATGACAACTCGATATCCACAGTGGGGGTGGAGGACGGGGCCTTCCGGGAGGCTATTAGCCTCAAACTGTTGTTTCTATCCAAGAATCACCTGAGCAGTGTGCCTGTGGGGCTTCCTGTGGATTTGCAAGAGCTGAGAGTGGATGAAAATCGAATCGCTGTCATATCAGACATGGCCTTTCAGAACCTCACGAGTTTGGAGCGTCTGATCGTGGACGGCAACCTCCTGACCAACAAGGGCATCGCCGAGGGCACCTTCAGCCACCTCACCAAGCTCAAGGAATTTTCCATCGTGCGGaattccctctcccacccccctcccgaTCTCCCAGGTACACATCTGATCAAGCTCTACCTGCAGGACAACCAGATCAACCACATCCCTCTGACGGCCTTCTCAAACCTGCGCAAGCTGGAACGACTGGATATATCCAACAACCAGCTGCGCGTGTTGACTCAAGGGGTCTTTGATAATCTCTCCAACCTGAAGCAACTCACTGCTCGGAATAACCCCTGGTTTTGCGACTGCAGCATTAAATGGGTCACGGAATGGCTCAGATACATCCCTTCATCTCTCAACGTGCGAGGTTTCATGTGCCAGGGGCCCGAGCAAGTCCGGGGGATGGCCGTCAGGGAGCTGAATATGAATCTTTTATCGTGCCCCACCACGACCCCTGGGCTGCCCGTCTTCACCCCGGCCCCAAGTACAGCCTCTCCAACGACtcagccccccaccctctctgcctcaaCCCCCAGCAGAAGCGATACCCCCCTGACTCCCACCACCTCCCGACTGCCCACCATTCCTGACTGGGACGGCAGGGAAAGAGCGACCCCGCCAATTTCTGAACGGATCCAGCTCTCTATCCATTTTGTGAACGACACGTCCATTCAAGTCAGCTGGCTCTCTCTCTTCACGGTGATGGCATACAAACTCACGTGGGTGAAAATGGGCCACAGTTTGGTGGGCGGCATCGTCCAGGAACGCATCGTTAGCGGTGAGAAGCAGCACTTGAGCCTGGTGAACCTGGAGCCCAGATCCACCTACCGGATTTGTTTGGTGCCCCTGGATGCTTTTAATTACCGAGCTGTGGAGGATACCATTTGTTCTGAGGCCACCACCCACGCCTCCTACTTGAACAACGGCAGCAACACTGCTTCCAGCCACGAGCAGACGACTTCCCACAGCATGGGCTCCCCTTTTCTTCTGGCCGGCCTGATCGGGGGGGCAGTGATATTCGTGCTCGTGGTCTTGCTCAGTGTGTTTTGCTGGCACATGCACAAAAAGGGGCGCTACACGTCCCAGAAGTGGAAGTACAACCGAGGCCGGCGGAAAGATGACTATTGCGAGGCCGGCACCAAGAAGGACAATTCCATCCTGGAGATGACCGAAACCAGCTTTCAGATCGTCTCCTTAAATAACGATCAGCTCCTTAAAGGAGATTTCAGACTGCAGCCCATTTACACCCCGAACGGGGGCATTAATTACACAGACTGCCACATCCCCAACAACATGCGATACTGCAACAGCAGCGTTCCAGATCTGGAGCACTGCCACACGTGA